A region of the Conyzicola lurida genome:
GGGCGATGCCGGCCTGGATCTCGTCGGCGACGAACACGATGCCGTTCGCGGTGCAGTATTCGCTGAGGGCCGTGAAGTAGCCGGGCGCGGGGATGACGATGCCGCCGTCGCCCTGGATCGGCTCGACGAAGAACGCCGCGATCTCGCTCGCGCCGATGTGCGTCTCGATGTAGTCGATCGTCTTCGCGGCCGCCTCCTCGCCGGAGAGCCCGTCGCGGTAGGGGTAGCTCACCGGCACGCTGTAGATCTCGCCGGGGAACGGGCCCATGCCGGCGCGCTCGGGCCAGGGGCGGTAGGTCATCGCCATGGTGAGGTTGGTGCGGCCGTGGAACGCGTGGTCGAGCGCGACGATGGCGCGGCGGCCGGTGAACTTGCGCGCGATCTTGACCGCGTTCTCTACCGCCTCGGCGCCCGAGTTGACGAGGATCGAGCGCTTTTCGAAGTCGCCGGGCGTGATCTCGGCGAGCTTCTCGGCGACCCGCACGTAGTTCTCGTACGGCGTCACGGTGAAGAGGGTGTGGGTGAGCTTCGAAGCCTGGGCGGATGCCGCGGCGGCCACGTCCTCGTTGGCGTGGCCGATCGTGGTGACGCCGATGCCGCAGCCGAGGTCGATCAGCTGGTTGCCGTCGACGTCGACGAGGATCGCTCCCGACCCGTGGTCCATGTAGATGTTGGCGAGGGTGCCCGCGCCACGCGAGACGCTCTTCAGGCGGCGCTCCTGCAGGGCGACCGAGTTGGGTCCGGGGAGTTCCGTGAGCAGCTTGCGTTCCTGGGGCACCGAGAATGTCATGCGTTCAACCCTACGACCGGAGTCATGGAATGGCGGGCACTCCCGCTACGTTGTAGCGATAGTGCCCGCCGCCCGGCGGGGTGAATCAGGGGGAAGCCGTGTCGATCATCCACTGGCTGTTCGACGCCCAGCTCGTGATCGGCGACCAGACCGTGCTCTGGCGCGAGATCATCGGCAACGTCTTCGGGCTCGCGAGCGCGCTCGGCGGAATGCGCCGCAAGGTCTGGGCCTGGCCGGTCGGCATCGTCGGCAACGCCCTGCTCTTCACCGTCTTCCTCGGCGCGGTGTTCGGCACCCCGAACCCGGTCAACCTGCTCGGCCAAGCCGGCCGCCAGGTCATGTTCATCGTCGTCTCGGTCTACGGCTGGTACTCCTGGAAACACAGCAAGA
Encoded here:
- a CDS encoding aminotransferase class III-fold pyridoxal phosphate-dependent enzyme gives rise to the protein MTFSVPQERKLLTELPGPNSVALQERRLKSVSRGAGTLANIYMDHGSGAILVDVDGNQLIDLGCGIGVTTIGHANEDVAAAASAQASKLTHTLFTVTPYENYVRVAEKLAEITPGDFEKRSILVNSGAEAVENAVKIARKFTGRRAIVALDHAFHGRTNLTMAMTYRPWPERAGMGPFPGEIYSVPVSYPYRDGLSGEEAAAKTIDYIETHIGASEIAAFFVEPIQGDGGIVIPAPGYFTALSEYCTANGIVFVADEIQAGIARTGAWYSIEHHGVVPDLVTTAKGIAGGFPLAAVTGRAEIMDAVQPGGIGGTFGGNPVSTAAALAVFDLIERDNLLEAAQNVERMLWARIGDWAERFDFVGDVRGKGAMFGIEFVLPGTKTPNPEALTFVLKYATTHGVIVLDAGSWDSVMRIMPSVVISEELIDDAASVLEEAFAALAAQVD